Within the Chloroflexota bacterium genome, the region GGCTCCACGCCGCGCATCAGCCTGGACACTTGGCAGTTTCGAGTATTCGGGAATGTCGAGGAAGAGATTACGCTCAACTGGGAAGAGTTCACCGCGCTTCCGCACATCAAACTGGACGCTGAGTTTCACTGTGTAACGCAGTGGAGCAAGCTGAAGAACACCTGGGAAGGCGTGGCGTTCAACGATGTGATGAAGCTGGTCAAGCCGAATGCCGATGTCACGCATGTGATGGCGCACTGCTACGGCGGCTATTCGACGAATCTGGCGCTTGATGTGATAACCGACGACGATGTGTTGTTCGCGTGGGCGCACGACGGCGAGCCGCTCGCCGAGGCGCATGGCGGTCCGCTGAGGCTGGTCGTGCCAAAGCGCTACGGCTGGAAAAGCGCGAAGTGGGTGAACGGGCTGGAGTTCATGACCGAGGACCGGCCCGGCTTCTGGGAGATACGCGGCTATCACATGGAAGGCGATCCGTGGAAGGAGCAGCGTTTCTGGGATGAGTTGATGTAGAGACAGTAGTTTGTCAGTCTATCAGCGCGTCAGTCGGACAACGAGTTGAAAAACTACCTGCTGATTTGCGTTAGGCTTGGGTATGTTGCGAGAAGGGAGGGTGTCTATGCAAACCACATCGAAATCCAAAAGCGCAGCTGCGAACTTGGACACGACGGCTAATCACAGACTTGGCACCCCGAATTGCCCGGTCGCTACCACCACTCTAGTGTTCAACACATTCAAGGAAGCGTTTCTGCATCCGACTGTTACAGGCACTCTGGAAATGCGAACAGGTAGAGTGGTAGCACGCGACGGGAGGCGGCTTGACTAGCCACCGACACTGGGATGTGAAAAAGCCCCTCTCATATTGGAGAGGGGCTTTGCTTTTGCCATCAAGCTGCCGTCAATTTGGCGCCGGATGGAACGGGCGCTCGTTAGATTCCGGAGCTATGCTGCCTTCTTCTTGCCGGCTTGGGCGGCGAGTTTTAGCGAGAAGAGGTCGGACTCTCTCGGGATGTCTATCACGTTGCCGCACTGGATGCACATGCGATACTCGCCGTAGATGTCGCGATTGGAATTCATGTCGCCGCCGCAGCGGTTGCAGGACTTCAGGTACACAGCCATTTGCCACCTCACTTATTTCTTTCCTGTCTTGACGCTTGTATTTAGCAGATTGCGTTCATCTGCAACTACACGAATAATGATATAATATTGACACGCATCGTGTCAAGATATAAACTATACATCGAATAGTGCTTCTATATTCAACGATTGCCAATGCCTTGTAGCAACAGCGCCTAATGCATCTACGACAATATCTGCAATTTGCAGTAGGCGTTGCGTATAATATAACGAGTGAAATGGCGATAGGTTAGCAGAACGGCGACATAGCACGAG harbors:
- a CDS encoding sulfite oxidase-like oxidoreductase encodes the protein MPTLEDDTPPGQFVTEKFPILTYGSTPRISLDTWQFRVFGNVEEEITLNWEEFTALPHIKLDAEFHCVTQWSKLKNTWEGVAFNDVMKLVKPNADVTHVMAHCYGGYSTNLALDVITDDDVLFAWAHDGEPLAEAHGGPLRLVVPKRYGWKSAKWVNGLEFMTEDRPGFWEIRGYHMEGDPWKEQRFWDELM